A window of the Deinococcus fonticola genome harbors these coding sequences:
- a CDS encoding DsbA family protein — protein sequence MTTRTKATNNALYVATLVLAALAGALLYYIAKRPTPREPLTTSVAERLIRPDSPSLGPADAKVTIVEFFDPECEACRAVEPALMELMQKYNGQVRLVARYFPLHANSTLAAGLIEAAAQDSADKRWRMRDYLFEKQGEWGEKQQPQTNLFLEYAENMGLDRAKAQATMESDAVKELLARDRQDGEAVGVTGTPSFFVNGQPLPELSLTALEGAIKTALED from the coding sequence ATGACGACCCGAACAAAAGCCACCAATAACGCACTCTACGTCGCCACCCTGGTGCTGGCTGCGCTGGCTGGGGCATTGCTTTACTACATTGCCAAACGTCCCACGCCACGCGAACCCTTAACCACTTCCGTCGCCGAACGCCTGATCCGACCTGACAGTCCCAGCCTCGGGCCAGCAGATGCCAAAGTGACCATCGTGGAGTTCTTCGACCCGGAATGCGAAGCCTGCCGCGCCGTGGAACCGGCCCTGATGGAACTGATGCAGAAGTACAACGGGCAGGTGCGCCTGGTTGCGCGGTACTTCCCGCTGCACGCCAATTCCACGCTGGCGGCGGGCCTGATCGAAGCGGCAGCCCAGGACAGCGCTGATAAACGCTGGCGCATGCGTGATTACCTGTTCGAGAAGCAGGGAGAATGGGGCGAGAAACAGCAGCCGCAGACCAATTTGTTCCTTGAATACGCCGAGAACATGGGCCTAGACCGTGCAAAAGCGCAGGCCACGATGGAATCCGACGCGGTGAAGGAACTGCTGGCCCGTGACCGTCAGGACGGCGAAGCGGTGGGTGTGACCGGAACGCCGAGCTTCTTTGTGAATGGTCAGCCGCTCCCCGAACTGAGCCTCACTGCCCTGGAAGGTGCAATTAAAACCGCTCTGGAAGATTAA
- a CDS encoding SCO family protein gives MTTPEMIEPTETTTAPRSWKKSATLALLAVSALLGSVLIYDRMTNPLSFFGTAYDRQSPAPALVGTGEDGQPLALSDLKGKTVAVFFGFLNCPNFCPTTLAALERVRQTLPKEKQANFVPLLVSVDPKRDTVSKLNEYVKYFNPHAKGMIIPEPQLTEAAKAWGVGYQYVDAKGLDYQVNHTTGTYLVDADGNRRLVWDYSQVTTDTARVAQDVLAVME, from the coding sequence GTGACCACCCCTGAAATGATTGAACCGACTGAAACCACCACTGCGCCGCGTTCATGGAAGAAGTCCGCCACCCTGGCTTTACTCGCCGTGTCGGCCCTGCTGGGCAGTGTACTGATCTATGACCGCATGACCAATCCGCTGTCGTTCTTCGGCACGGCCTACGACAGGCAAAGCCCAGCCCCGGCCCTGGTGGGTACAGGCGAGGACGGTCAGCCGCTGGCCCTGAGTGACCTGAAAGGCAAGACGGTGGCGGTGTTCTTCGGGTTCCTGAACTGCCCGAATTTCTGCCCCACCACCCTGGCAGCGTTGGAACGGGTGCGGCAGACGCTTCCGAAAGAGAAGCAGGCAAACTTCGTGCCACTGCTGGTGTCGGTTGATCCGAAACGTGACACCGTAAGCAAACTGAACGAATACGTCAAATACTTCAATCCGCACGCCAAAGGCATGATCATCCCCGAACCTCAATTGACCGAGGCGGCAAAAGCCTGGGGCGTGGGGTATCAGTACGTGGACGCCAAAGGACTGGACTACCAGGTCAATCACACCACCGGAACGTACCTGGTGGACGCGGACGGGAACAGGCGACTGGTGTGGGATTACTCGCAGGTGACCACCGACACGGCACGGGTCGCGCAGGACGTGCTGGCGGTGATGGAATGA
- a CDS encoding cation diffusion facilitator family transporter, which yields MAEGHSHSGGHSHGKDANARQLTIALALTGTFLVVEVVYGILSGSLALLSDAGHMLTDVAALALSLFAIRMGQRAADKRRTFGYRRTEILAAALNAGALFAIGFYILFEAYKRLNEPVDVQTTPMLIVATLGLVVNIISARVLVGGSEGSLNVKSAYLEVMGDLLGSVAVILGAILIRFTGLTWIDPVLGALIGLWVLPRTWTLLKASVNVLLEGVPDGLDLDALRAEIAALPGVQEVHDLHVWSVTSGENNLTVHLVSPDPAVNLTAQVAELAEQYEIEHVTVQIEASNSHAGGHMEIHP from the coding sequence ATGGCTGAAGGTCACAGTCACAGTGGGGGCCACAGTCACGGCAAGGACGCCAACGCCCGTCAACTCACGATTGCGCTGGCCCTCACCGGAACTTTTCTGGTGGTGGAAGTCGTGTACGGCATCCTGTCCGGCAGTCTGGCACTGCTCTCGGACGCTGGACACATGCTGACCGACGTGGCCGCCCTGGCCCTGTCCCTTTTCGCCATCAGGATGGGCCAGCGGGCAGCGGACAAGCGCCGCACTTTCGGGTATCGCCGCACGGAGATTCTGGCCGCCGCATTGAATGCCGGGGCGCTGTTTGCCATCGGGTTTTACATCCTGTTCGAGGCGTACAAACGCCTGAATGAACCCGTGGACGTGCAGACCACCCCCATGCTGATCGTCGCCACGCTGGGGTTGGTCGTGAACATCATCAGCGCCCGCGTGCTGGTGGGCGGCAGTGAAGGCAGCCTGAACGTCAAATCGGCTTACCTGGAGGTGATGGGTGACCTGCTCGGTTCGGTGGCGGTGATCCTCGGGGCCATCCTGATTCGCTTCACGGGCCTCACTTGGATTGACCCGGTGCTGGGCGCACTGATCGGCCTGTGGGTGCTGCCGCGCACCTGGACGCTGCTCAAGGCCAGCGTGAATGTGCTGCTCGAAGGCGTGCCGGACGGCCTTGACCTGGATGCCCTGCGGGCCGAGATCGCGGCTTTACCCGGTGTGCAGGAAGTCCACGATCTGCACGTCTGGAGCGTCACCAGTGGCGAGAACAACCTCACGGTTCACCTCGTTAGCCCTGACCCTGCTGTTAACCTGACCGCTCAAGTCGCTGAACTGGCCGAGCAGTACGAGATTGAACACGTCACCGTGCAGATAGAAGCCTCCAATTCGCACGCTGGCGGACACATGGAGATTCACCCGTGA
- a CDS encoding ArsR/SmtB family transcription factor, giving the protein MTAAPYNGVVPASVTQPDDVCEVACVHPESVAKAKQALPDELCVDRATSFLKLVADQTRLKMVSALHASELCVCDLAAVVGITESAVSHQLRLLRTGRVVTSRKEGRVVYYRLLDSHVTTLIENALEHARE; this is encoded by the coding sequence ATGACCGCCGCGCCTTACAATGGAGTGGTGCCTGCCTCCGTGACCCAGCCTGACGACGTGTGTGAAGTGGCCTGCGTTCACCCGGAGTCGGTGGCGAAAGCAAAACAGGCCCTACCGGACGAACTCTGTGTTGACCGGGCCACGTCCTTCCTGAAACTGGTGGCGGATCAGACCCGCCTGAAAATGGTGAGCGCCCTGCACGCCAGCGAACTGTGCGTGTGCGACCTAGCCGCCGTGGTGGGCATCACCGAGAGTGCCGTCAGTCACCAGCTTCGCCTGCTGCGAACCGGGCGGGTGGTCACGTCCCGCAAGGAAGGCCGCGTGGTGTACTACCGCCTGCTGGACAGCCACGTCACCACCCTGATCGAGAACGCCCTTGAACACGCCCGCGAATAG